In a genomic window of Quercus lobata isolate SW786 chromosome 4, ValleyOak3.0 Primary Assembly, whole genome shotgun sequence:
- the LOC115984839 gene encoding uncharacterized protein LOC115984839: MFVSRLINVYVVILSWAHLKNLLLYTFIILQNHILFLKEKKKRKEKMAQLVVFNLAGKVIELLSPLIREEIKLACCLKADLVNLKSTVSIIKDVLLDAEKQAHHRAVVKDWLEKLQDVLHDADDVLDDVATEALQRNVMAGNKMTKEIAAPPTVKSTPFSQGWWRNSDDDDDDDDDNEPHHLLLPSFPPSLSELYIWGCPNLTSMPLIPPSLKEPCISGCPLLTATRRKQ, translated from the exons ATGTTTGTCTCGAGGCTTATAAACGTTTATGTAGTTATTCTAAGTTGGGCACATCTCAAGAACCTGCTTCTTTATACTTTTATCATCCTACAAAACCATATTCTATtcctgaaagaaaaaaaaaaaagaaaggaaaaaatggCGCAATTAGTTGTCTTCAACCTTGCCGGGAAAGTGATTGAACTGCTGAGTCCCTTGATTCGTGAAGAGATCAAGTTGGCCTGCTGTCTGAAAGCTGATCTTGTAAATCTAAAGAGCACAGTTTCCATAATCAAAGATGTACTTCTTGATGCTGAAAAGCAGGCTCATCATAGAGCTGTGGTCAAAGATTGGCTCGAAAAGCTCCAAGATGTCCTCCATGATGCTGATGACGTGCTGGATGATGTTGCCACTGAAGCTTTGCAGCGTAATGTGATGGCTGGAAATAAGATGACGAAGGAG ATTGCAGCACCTCCCACCGTTAAATCAACTCCCTTTTCTCAA GGATGGTGGAGGAATtcggatgatgatgatgatgatgatgatgataatgagcCACACCATCTCTTACTTCCATCATTTCCTCCTTCTCTTTCGGAATTATACATTTGGGGTTGCCCTAACCTGACTTCCATGCCCCTGATTCCCCCCTCTTTGAAAGAGCCATGTATTTCTGGTTGTCCCCTGCTTACGGCTACACGAAGGAAACAGTGA